A genomic region of Sarcophilus harrisii chromosome 6, mSarHar1.11, whole genome shotgun sequence contains the following coding sequences:
- the TLR2 gene encoding toll-like receptor 2, producing the protein MRHVRWTVWIMWTIIGLSEGGAPKQTSLSCDSAGVCDGHSRSLGTIPSSLTETVKQLDLSFNKISYIKETDLQICINLQVLLLQSNQISAIDPNAFRSLENLKHLDLSNNTLLHLSPSWFNSLSSLRVLHLQDNPYPRLVQGLFFQLSSLRILKVGNNNSFSELQKQDFEGLSMVEDLEIEADYLKKYEPGSLKFIHNISHLTLSIKRSILLVDIMVDLADCLQHLELRNTDLETFHFSLPSSVSNALIEKITFREAQFTDISFMEILKMYTFVSELLEIVFEDCELSGIGNWDDEFLSEINDRGKLEAITVQRLRIRSFFLFSDMRTVYPLLGGIKRITLTSSKVFLVPCDLSRNLKSLEYFDLSDSLMSENALENSACDGAWPTLHTLNLSQNKFTSLETVGEILQTVETLTHLDLSKNSFDSMPDRCQWPRKLKYLNISRTKTYMVTSCIPQTLEILDISNNQLSDFHLNLPHLKELDLSGNKLKTLPDAANFPNLVVMNISQNTVHSFSKAQLESFQMMESLAAGGNNFICSCEFLSFVHKEGVLLAQILTDWPESYLCDSPFQVRGKRVQDIQLSFSECYRVQLVSAICSSLFLLVLVAGVLCYRFHGIWYLKMMWAWLQAKRKPRKIIDGEICYDAFVSYSEGDSYWVENFMVQELENFDPPFRLCLHKRDFVPGKWIIDNIIDSIDKSYKTLFVLSESFVKSEWCKYELDFSHFRLFDENNDAAILILLEPIEKKAIPQRFCKLRKIMNTKTYLEWPRDEAQQKAFWFNLRAAIKS; encoded by the coding sequence ATGAGACATGTCAGGTGGACAGTGTGGATCATGTGGACCATAATTGGTCTCTCAGAAGGAGGTGCGCCTAAACAGACTTCTCTGTCATGTGATTCTGCTGGTGTCTGTGATGGCCATTCCAGGTCTTTGGGGACCATTCCTTCAAGTCTGACAGAGACTGTGAAACAGTTAGACCTGTCCTTCAATAAGATCTCATACATCAAAGAAACAGACCTTCAGATCTGTATCAACCTACAAGTTTTGCTGTTACAATCCAACCAAATTAGTGCAATAGATCCAAATGCCTTTCGATCCCTGGAAAATCTGAAACATCTGGACTTATCTAACAATACTTTGCTTCACTTGTCACCCTCCTGgtttaattctctctcttccttgcgCGTTCTACACTTGCAGGATAATCCTTACCCACGGCTCGTGCAAGGTCTTTTTTTTCAGCTCTCCAGTTTGAGGATTCTCAAAGTGGGGAACAATAACAGCTTCTCTGAACTTCAGAAACAAGACTTTGAAGGGCTGAGCATGGTGGAGGACCTTGAGATTGAAGCAGACTACCTGAAAAAATATGAGCCAGGAAGTTTGAAGTTTATTCACAATATAAGTCATCTGACTCTCAGCATCAAGAGGTCAATTTTACTAGTTGATATCATGGTTGACCTTGCAGATTGTTTGCAGCATTTGGAATTGAGAAATACTGATCTGGAAACATTCCATTTTTCACTGCCTTCTAGTGTTTCCAATGCACTTATTGAGAAGATTACATTTAGAGAGGCACAATTCACGGATATTAGTTTTATGGAAATTCTTAAAATGTATACCTTTGTTTCTGAGTTGTTAGAGATTGTGTTTGAGGACTGTGAACTTAGTGGAATTGGAAACTGGGATGATGAGTTCTTAAGTGAAATTAATGATCGTGGAAAACTTGAAGCAATCACCGTACAGAGGCTACGAATTAGaagctttttcttattttctgatATGAGAACTGTGTATCCACTATTAGGAGGAATCAAGAGAATCACCCTCACAAGTAGCAAAGTTTTCCTTGTCCCTTGTGACCTCTCGAGAAATCTGAAATCCCTCGAGTATTTTGACCTCAGTGACAGTTTGATGAGTGAAAATGCTCTAGAAAATTCAGCTTGTGACGGGGCTTGGCCCACTCTGCACACCTTAAATTTGAGTCAAAATAAATTCACATCTCTGGAAACAGTGGGAGAAATCTTGCAGACTGTGGAAACTCTGACTCACCTTGATCTTAGCAAAAATAGCTTTGATTCTATGCCCGACAGGTGTCAGTGGCCAAGGAAGTTGAAATATTTGAACATCTCCAGAACAAAAACCTATATGGTAACTTCCTGTATTCCCCAGACCCTGGAAATCTTAGACATCAGTAATAACCAGCTCAGTGATTTTCACTTAAATCTGCCCCATCTTAAAGAGCTTGATCTTTCTGGAAATAAGCTAAAGACTCTACCAGATGCTGCTAATTTCCCCAACTTGGTGGTAATGAACATCAGTCAGAACACAGTGCATTCTTTCTCTAAGGCACAACTTGAATCCTTTCAGATGATGGAAAGTTTGGCAGCTGGAGGCAACAACTTCATTTGTTCTTGTGAATTTCTGTCTTTTGTCcacaaagaaggagtcctgctgGCTCAAATCCTGACAGATTGGCCAGAAAGCTACCTTTGTGATTCTCCATTTCAGGTAAGGGGCAAACGAGTTCAGGACATTCAACTTTCCTTCTCTGAATGCTACCGAGTGCAGCTGGTGTCTGCGATCTGTTCTTCCCTCTTCCTGCTTGTCTTGGTGGCTGGGGTTCTGTGCTACCGGTTTCATGGCATCTGGTACCTAAAAATGATGTGGGCCTGGCTCCAGGCCAAGAGAAAGCCCAGGAAAATTATAGACGGGGAGATTTGTTATGATGCTTTTGTTTCCTACAGTGAAGGAGACTCTTACTGGGTTGAGAACTTCATGGTCCAAGAACTGGAGAATTTTGACCCCCCTTTCCGATTGTGTCTCCACAAACGGGACTTTGTTCCTGGCAAGTGGATCATTGACAACATCATCGACTCCATTGACAAGAGTTACAAAACGCTTTTTGTGCTTTCAGAAAGCTTTGTCAAGAGCGAGTGGTGTAAATATGAGTTGGATTTCTCCCACTTTCGCCTCTTTGATGAGAATAATGATGCAGCTATTCTGATCCTCCTGGAGCCCATTGAAAAGAAGGCCATTCCCCAGAGGTTCTGCAAGCTTCGGAAGATCATGAACACCAAGACTTACCTGGAGTGGCCCAGGGATGAAGCTCAGCAAAAGGCATTTTGGTTCAATTTGAGAGCTGCTATAAAGTCATAG